A window of Hymenobacter siberiensis genomic DNA:
GGCTTGCAGGGCTTCGAGGCGGTCGTGCCGGTAGAGCTGGTACGTATTCCACACAATGGCCGTCGAGCGGTTATACTTGGCCATCATGTCATAGGCCAGCAGGTCGATGGTGTGCTGAAACCAGCTTTCCTCGGCATCCACAAACAGGCGCACGCCGTGCTGGTGGGCGCGGGCACACAGGGCTTCTACGCGGGCCACGGCGCGGGCATGGGCCGCTTCCTCGGTGGCGGTGAGAAGCTTGCCGGCCTGGATTTTTTCGAGAATGGCCACGTTAGCCACGCCGGTTACTTTGAAGACTGAAAACGGGATGTGGGCCGAGCGATGGGCCTCGTCGATGGTGGCCAGAATTTCGTCGCGGGTGCGGTCGTAGCTCTGGTCGCTGCCTTCGCCTTCCACCGAGTAGTCGAGGATGGTGCCGATGTTGTATTTGCCCAGCTCGGCCGTCACGGGGCGGCATTCGGCAATGGTTTCGCCGCCGCAAAACTGCTCGAAAATACTGTGCTTGATGAGAAACTTGGTGCCGGGTAGATTCCACTTCAGGGCCGCTTTCATGAGGCCGCTACCGGTTTTTATGAGGCTGCCGTTGTTCATGGCCGCGAACAGGGCATACACCTTGCGCAGCTGTGCATCGGAC
This region includes:
- a CDS encoding proline dehydrogenase family protein gives rise to the protein MSIAPPAQAPPVSFEDTRVAFASKSDAQLRKVYALFAAMNNGSLIKTGSGLMKAALKWNLPGTKFLIKHSIFEQFCGGETIAECRPVTAELGKYNIGTILDYSVEGEGSDQSYDRTRDEILATIDEAHRSAHIPFSVFKVTGVANVAILEKIQAGKLLTATEEAAHARAVARVEALCARAHQHGVRLFVDAEESWFQHTIDLLAYDMMAKYNRSTAIVWNTYQLYRHDRLEALQATHDAAAEAGYYIGAKLVRGAYMEKEARVAKQRGQQNPINPTKQATDDLYDESLRYCIAHLDRISICAGTHNEASSLLLTQLMQQAHLAPNDPRVWFAQLYGMSDNLTYNLANAGYNTAKYLPYGPVAAVMPYLLRRADENTAIAGQSSREFLLIQKEIRRRKRH